The following DNA comes from Quercus robur chromosome 1, dhQueRobu3.1, whole genome shotgun sequence.
TAATTGGGAAGTGATGGCGAGGCGCTAGTGGGAACTGATGGTGTCCAAGAATAGATGAGCAAGCCCATAACGAGAATTATGGCTCCTGCAACAAAGCCTGTAGGAAGGGATGATGCAACACCAAGGTAGGGTAGCGGCAACGTGAACACATAAACAGATATTGGCACtgccataaaaaataaaaaccgagATGAGGCcaacatattaattaaaattattcattGAGTACAATATGTTCAGTGTTTCACAAGCAAACATTCCTTGTGAAACAGAACTTCGATATTTGTGAGGATTTGGGTTTGAAATTGACTTCTGTCTAAGCTTGGCCAATTCTAGAGAAGGGAAAAGTGGGAATATTGCTCAAGTCAAGAGGGTCCTCAGGGATATTTGCTATGGAGTGTACTTAATGCAACTATAAATCACTAACTAATGCTTTATGACTCCCAGATGACTTTGAGATAACTAATGCATTTGCGTCTAATTCTTGTTTTTACCATGCTACATTAGTGGTCTCAGATAATGCACCCTCTGGAGCAATTACTGTTGAGCTTACTGACCTTGTACAAGACTTGCATTGACAAAACAAATGGCATACCTGAAAATGTGGAAGCAAGGCTAGAAACTACAGCAGAAGAGATCTTGAGCAGATAGAGCAATGATATGTTGAAACCCATGTTGACAACAATAAACAGTAAAGGTAGCAGTGGAGCACCATCACATCCTGCAGCCAGAAATTTGAACGTAACTGAATgaatcacttcatttaaaatgaaattccaTCATAGCAGAAAGATAACTGTAGCAGGTGAAATAAAAGGAACACAACTTGattcaatttaatttatttatcttgGTGAAACCATAACTGAAACCCAGAGGATTACAACCCTTCTGGCCGCAAATGCAAATCTAtgtataattatcaaatttcccTATGCTTGTGCATTCAAATTACAATTGAAATAGCAAGCATTTGTAAAGGCAAATCTATGTATTATTCTCAAATTTCCCTACTCTTCTTTGACATATTATATACGTTAGTTTTAATAGaaatgttaattaaattattttatgaggTACAGAAGACATAATTGGCAATGTTGCTACAAGCAGGGCTCCACCCCATATCTTTAAAAGCCTAATAGTCTAGCAGAAATTTCCGATTCAACTCAGCGAACACCAAGGTTTGATGTTTAAAAGAGCTTCTATAAGATTTCCATCTTTATAAAGGTGAAGTTTCACTctagggaagagagagagagagagagagagagatcagacCTTGGTGGTGGCAAGTACCCTTCCCAAGAAATGGTTCATGAGTTTGAGTCCAGGAATCAACCTCTCCAAAACTTGGGAGTAAGGCTGCCTACCAAGAACCTCTCCCATACCCAGTAAAAGCATGATCCACTGAATAAACCTTATTTTCTTTGTCAAAATTAACTCAGGTTCTATATTGCATTAGTTTGGCTTTGAGATATCAATCTTGTTTAATTCCTTAACAGATGTCAAGAGAGGGAGTGTATTGATAGTGTTGAATGAGGTGTATTTATCTGCCTTCTTTTGCTTGCTAATAGATTTAGGAAGATAATTTTGCAAACAAAATGTAGCTTACCACTTGACAAAGTTCCAATGTTCAGAAAGCAAGCAGCACCGTCTTTAAGATAATTTGGCAGTTGACTAAATGGAATACCCCATAATTTTGACAGAAAAGGTAAAAGAAGGCAGATAAAGAAGGCCTGCACTAAACATAGATCCAAGCACCTTAGGCTACCATTTAGTTATGACAatgaaaatagttttaaaaaaagagagataatgaTCCCATATGACCATAAGATACCTACTTGGAAGGCAGATCCATAGGAATTTACAACAAATAGGTCTACTGAACCTCCCTATAACAGGAAAAATGGAATTGTATCaacataactaaaattttagagAAATAACTAATAATTACAAACATATTGGAAAGTTTAAAATTACAACATCACCAACATGCATACAATTGGGTAGCTTCTGAATCTtgcatgagaaaaaaaataaaaataaaaaatcatttctgTTTAACTGAGAAATTGAAAAGTCATCTCATATTTCCTTGACTGTGTAAGGTTAATTTTGGTCATGCAATATATTTGACCCCTTCGATATGTTGTCATCATTTGATGATGGTTCAAAATGATATAAAAGTTGGAAATGAGAAATACTTTCAATCTAGAAACATATAAGATTAAAAGAGCCCACCATACAGACCTTTAGACGTTGGGCAGCATCTGAAAAGATTACTTCCTACAAATGATAAAAATGTTGCCTGTTACTGCAGAACAATACAAGGATGAAAACTGGGAAAAATCAATAATCAGTCAGAAAAGCCAACAACCTTGAGCACCGTATCAGCCGcttgaaataaaaatgaaactACCATCAAAACACTCCAAAATATACCAGCTTCCTTCAATGAATGTCCAGCACTAGATCCACTGAGAAGTAAACAGAGTCAAGCAatcaaaaagtaaaattgtAAGACATTTGTAATAACAATTATTATGAGCAAATGGATTTTGGTTTGGGGTTTACTACTTTACTTTGTAAAGATTCTAAAGATTACCATATGTAGTATACTTGAAATTAGTAAAAATGTCCATTAATTTACAAGTTGGATTCTAATTTAGTTTATCTGGTTAAGCATTCTTCCTAAGATTTCTTCTTAGTCACCATTCACCAATAAAGGATTTACTGTAATAAGGGCAATGGAATTATTAATAAGACACAACCAGCCCTTTGCTTCAGTTCATTTCAAACTTTTGAAAGGAGTTAAGAAAAATTACTTAGAAAATGTTTCAATCATCTGATCCAATGGCAAAGATGATGTGGGAACCGTGAAGGAAACTatattctaatttatttttatttaatttttggagtCAATTATCTTTTTACTTGttgattatattttattttaggtctttAGAAGTTAATTAGGTAATTAGTACTTTATATGATTTCCTAAAGTccaggttatttttgtaattataatTGGGATTTTCCAAGACATTTATCATAAGGTTTCCTAAGTCAATTAGAGTTAAACTTAGCTTTTAGTCCTAGGTAGCCTATATAAGCACAATATTGTACTCCTATAAAGATGATGGATAACAACATTGATTAATAATGTTTCTCTTGGAGTTTTCCAATTGTCTAACTCCAGCCAACCTTGGGTGCTGACTCCTATATTTGTTCTCTCCTACTTGATGCTTACTCCTACATTTTCTATCTCGCTTGGTTCTGTCTCCTGGCAACCTTAGGTGCTAACTCTTatgttaattttattgttttgtacTTCAATTTCCGTCCTGCATCGAGTTTTAGTTTCAACCTGCATCAATAGATGAAGATGTAGAACCATTGTTATTAAAAATGCTAACCAGTTTTAGAGTCTGAAACTCTTTATACCATAGTCTCTCAGCATATCTCACCCATATCTTGGTCCAATAGGACCTAAGATGTGTTGCATGTTATTAGATTACAATCCCATGAATCATGAATGAGACAGACAATAAACTTGAGAGCTTGCCCACTTTATATTACTGCCTCAAGGtattttttcttaaacctaTACTCTCAAACTTTATGATCATCAATAGCTAATAGATGAGCATCAACATGAGACAATAATCTTAattgaagatatatatatatggcttaCCTTGCCACTGTTATGATTACACCAATGGCTACAAGAAagcatccaagtagttggttgaCTTTATATCTCCTTCCAAGAAAAACGGTTGACAGAATAATTTGCCACACAAGAAAGGTCTGCAAAATAATTCAGGATCATTTTGATTATTCAAGTTCAGAGCTACCTTTTGAAAAGGAAACATTGTTGGTTGGTCTCAAGCCTGCATGAGCTATTGGGAATATGAATACTAGATTTTGCATAAATAAATATGGAACCAGAGCAAAAGCGTTATCGCATTCTACATTTTGAGCCAATCCACTCCAGATAAATTTTCAGTTACACTACGCTTGTGCCCATCATCactattctttatattatttttatgtagtgCTTCAAAACACAGAACAACCCAACTGGGTATTCCAGAGAAAAACTTCGCCACCAGAATTCAGTGGATACTGGGTTCCTGAACTGCTGAATGATTAATTATGCAACCTGGTAGCACATAAAAACTATTAAACATATATGGTATGCACTATATTAGTGAATGTATTCACTTATATACATTAAAGtaattttaaagtataaattTTTACTTCCATTTTTTTCCACGTATATATTGTCCCTATTAGAGACACAAAATGATCAATTATACTTCTGTCATGCAATCCATCTAGCTGGGTCACTTGTTAAACCACAAAGTGCAAGCTTTAGCCATTCAGattcaaaacaatgtgttttaACACAACACTATGACTAGAGAACTCACAGCAattcatcaatatatatttaattattatatataattatttaatattatttttatgtagtgCTTTAAAACACAGAACAACCCAACTGGGTATTCCAGAGAAAAACTTCGCCACCAGAATTCAGTGGATACTGGATTCCTGAACTGCTGAATGATTAATTATGCAACCTGGTAGCATATAAAAACTATTAAACATATATGGTATGCACTATATTAGTGCTTGTATTCACCTATATACATTAAAGtaattttaaagtataaatttttacttacatttttcttttccacgTATATATTGTCCCTATTAGAGACACAAAATGATCAATTATATTTCTGTCATGCAATCCATCCGGCTGGATCACTTGTTAAACCACAAAGTGCAAGCTTTAGCCATTCAGATTCAAAACAATGCGTTTTAACACAACACTACGACTAGAGAACTCACAGAAATTCatcaatatatttaataattattatatatacggTGTGTCATGTGTGCATGAATTATTTCTTCtacttgaataaaaaatttacttgtcaaaaaatatataaaacaaaattaagaaagttATCATTAGTGCCTCTTACCTGAGACAAAATTGGGATTGATGCTCCAGAAAGAATTGCTGATCCAAGGAAGgacaagaaataaaatatatgatattTTAATGACTATTGTATGTGGAATAAAAGCATAACACAACTCGATTATCTTAGCAAAAACCAAGAAGTAATAGATAGCTGACGAAGATAAATTTACATGCATCCTTTGAATTGAATCCCTATCATAAGTActtaaacaaaaagtaaaatataagaaaactAAATGAACAAGAAGCACTATAGAGAGAACCACAAGCCCACAAAAATGAGGCCCCCCGATTCAGCAGTAGATAAGGATTTCATTATGCAATCAgcaaataaatagaaatttaaaTGTTAAGACAAATGCAATGTGCATGGACTGATGCTTAACTGACAATGAAAAAAATCCATCTATAAGATCTTCAAGCAATGGATAATATATGAATATAGGAAATTTGgagtaaattaattttcaaagcCTACACCAGAGCAGTTGTTTCTTCACCTACTATGTTGAACTCCCAAAGTTGGGTAAATTTGATAGAACATTGTGCACGGTCAAAGTAAAAATTCCCTTGTCCTGCCCTCTTCTACGGTGACAACAACCTCTCATATAAAAGAATCCTTAAACTCCTGTTCCTTCTTAATAGGATGTTGAGCAAGGTGCTTTGCTATGGCCCTCCCCTTGACAGACTTTTTGGTTACAACACTTGGCCTTGCGCAAAAAAGAGCCTTACATAGCTGCTATGATCTACCCATCTTATCTAGCCTTTCTTTGGTATTCCTGTCGAGTATGGTAATGGCTTCTTGACGTGCAGGATTTATCAAATAACTAACCAggatgtgtttttcttttttgaatttctaattcTCAAGCAACCAGAATGTTTGATGGAAAGACAGAAGTACTATAAGGTCATATAGAGCAAAACATTTAGAATTTAGCAACCAAGAATGTCCGTAGATATAATCCCATGAAGCAAATAAAAGCATAATGAAATGGGCATTACCTCCAGCTGCCATTCCAGTAGCAGCACCAAGGGCTTCCAAGAGACCAACAGCAAGGAATGGAGCCTTTGGCAAGGAAAGCATCTCATCTGTAACAATGCCAGCATGGTATCGGAGATACAATATGGAGAAGTATACAATTACATAtctgaaaaacaaaatttacagTAAAACACAACTTAGTCCATAGTAGTGAAGGCAAAGTATTTAATCCTTCCTCAGAGTAATTCCATTaattacatataataattaaaaaataaaaataaaaataaaaaaactaaccTTAATTAATTACATAAAACAGTTATAGTAAACAAGGAGTCAGGATCAATTTATAAGAAATCAGAGTAAAGAAGAATTCAAAGGTGTAGGAAGGGACTTATGTCACCACAAACAAAGATCAAAGCAAGATTAATTACaatgtataaatataaaaagcacAACCACTGAACcaccatatatatatgtatatgtatttcAAACTTTAAAGACCAATTATTgacaattttcctttttttttctttctcatataatttttattcctatttttatttatatttttactactaattagtaaactattttaggaaacttttataggaaaataaaaaagctgCTTTTTTGACATTGTATAtgtcattaattattattgagagaaaaaaacactaaaattgcTACAAATTTTGCCACATAAGATTTACAAACTAACGTAACAATGAATATAATTGGTGAATTTCaaccaaatataaatatacatatatattttgaatgttctaaattactcttcttcttttattcctttttattaTAATACCTAAATTTGTAAAGCTTATTTGAGTAAAATTTGTCAATATCCTAATTAacattaggggtgtcaatgttcgacccaacccaCGAACACAACACGAACCCGATATGGGTTTTTGCGGGTTAGGGTTGTGTCCTAATAGGTTTtggtcataaacgggtcgacTTGAAAGCAATACGATAAAAAATGTGTCATAAGTGGGTCAATCCACATAACCCgtaatagacacgtttgacacgccaatttatttttgtcaacccgaaatgacccacttaacatgATAAGAAACATGTCATAAGCGGATCAACCCGCATAAATcacaatagacacgtttgacataccaatttatttgtgtcaaccaaaaatgacccacttaacacaacctgtttaactcatataacaaataaatattcattttattttagatttatcaaataccttttatatccaacacatattttaaatttaaaaagaaaagtaagtaattacaaaaacttacaagggatataattaaaaattgaaaatttacaaaccctagatctctaaaccctaaaaaccttaaatctctAAACCTTATTataaatatcttcttctttttttttttctttttttcttttttccagcTAGTCACTCTACTATCTTATAGTCTCATGCCCAATTCTCAAACTCAAAGTCTCAAACCGGTTattgctctttctctctctctggatAATAATCGTAgtcatagtcaggattagtctactgtttgctccaattctttcaatattgatacttagcatttggtgAGTTCcaaagatattatatttttgttgaactatgttatttttgttaaactatgttattttgaatttgagttgAAGTATATGCACTTCttttagagtgtaaagaacttatttttatatgaatattatatttttgttgaactatattattttgaatgtggattgaaaacttgaaatataTGCACTgcttttgggatgtaaaaaaaatttatttctagaGGGatgttatattaaatattatgcaggttgaaatgggttgtgttacattcgtgtcaatTGAACACGACTCGTTTATCAAGTGTGTGAAATGGGTTGGGTaaggtcaacccgccttattaacaggttGGGTTAGGATTGAAGGATCAttacacgattattaaatgggtcagaTTAGGGTTAaaccatttagtcgaatacccctatCTCGACACGATATGATCCCGACACGCTAACTAGAATTGACACCCTTGACTAACATCACTCTTCTAGAAAACTAATGGGGAAGCACCAAAAGAATAAGGACTTTAATTGTAATTTGTAGAATCTCAGGAGGGTATTATGCAAATTGGCCAAAATTGAATGTGACTCTTTTTCGCCGGACCGCAGCAAAAGCCAAAAACACAAGGGTCTGACTCAGCTGAAAAGGAATAGAGAAACACGTGGCAGATTCTATTATTGGAATTTTCCACGTGGCCCACCAGGAAACTATGGTAACCATCAAAATCTAAAGGCAGAAAGTAACCGCAGGTCATTATATCACATCTCACCCTAGTCCCCCACCACCCTTTTATGTGGGCTTTTGACATTACGACGTTAGactcttttttcaaaatttaggcCCACCATGTCTCACCATGGATCTATGGTTTCTATTGAAGTTGGGCCCACCACTAAATTTGGACTTTAACACTTCGCGGTCGCTGCGTCTTTCTTTTTCAgactttttttctcaaatgttcttttcttttctttttttcttgttttttctttttgtgccaAATAGGACAACAAAAAGAGTTGAACCTTttaatataattcttttttttttctttttctcaattgTTGAACCTTTCAACCTTTTCTATGTTTCCGTATATACCATGACAATAATGGAAGCTTTTTTAAAGCCATAGCCAGGTATCTACTACCCATTTGTACTAATACATGtgaaataagtttatatatacatcaaattattgaaaatatttacaTCTACTAGTAATTTTTTATAGGTAACTATTGGAATCtactaataaaaattaacactaacagaattattttaattaataagcAATAGTTACAATACTagtattttttaacttttttgtctaatatttttctaattaattcttactaatattatataatattatcgATATGATGAGCAAAAATATCTCCTTCACACCACAACTCCCATTGACCAAAGTGATGTCTACAAAACACGCAAGTACATAACTCCTCCGATACGTTCACCAAATTAAAATGTCATTCATTGCATTTGGAGTGTCACATCAAACCAAATTCAAAGGTTATGCTTTTTGATAGACATCACTTTGGTCTTTCATCAATATATAGCTTCAAAGCATATGGCAATGCAGCTTGTAAAGCGTGGAGTTTAAAATTGGGGTTGGAGTCGGGAAATTGGGCACGGCAGCCCACGGCAAAAGACAAATGGAAATTCGAAAAAAGAAATGTAGCGTGCAAAGCATGGATTTTAAACTTTGGCCGTCGGGGATGATGGCAACTTTGAATCCAAGGCTGTGGTCACATGAAAAATAATAACACGAAGAAGAAAAAGgccaaattttaatatttgtctGATTCACTtgattttaaaaacattttattgcccatcaggaaaaaaaaaaaaaattttatttagttcATATATCACATTATAAAACTTCAAATAAAAATCGTAATATAAGGTGAGAATTTAGAACATTGTAACAGTTATATATAACATCATCTCTCGCATAGAAGTAAATTCTATACTTAAGGAACCCATCCATGTAAGTATCGTTAAATGTATAACGGTGATATAAAACAACAGTTAACCTTAGGTGAAAGTGGTAGTGGTAGTGGTAGTGTAATAATTATATACAAAATCGTCTCTCACATGGAGTGGATTTTGTGCTTATAGGATTTTATGCATGTTATACAAGATAACAAATCCTTTGGCATTTAGGTGCGTGGCTTCAAaagattaaattaaataaaaaaaaaaattttactttaggCGTACGATATGCTATATATACAGTATGCTATAAGGTGGCGGGTGAGAATAAAAACATCATAAGCAAATGTGCCGTGTAGTAAGAGCAATGATGGTGccaaaaatttaacaatttcacgtcataaaaaactattttattatattattttacaaaacatccaatATCATGttagtagttttattttatcatttaaaataatatatttattataataaataaacaacaacaacaaccaccaccattaacacaataaaatatatatatatttttttaccatcttAGCCACAGTGTACTATAGCTCAACAACTAATTTTTTGGGCATTTCCTTGCAGCATGTTTTTTAGTATTTGTGGTGTcaaaaataacaatatgacTTTTTAGTACtaccaatactaatgctcttaattattaataaattaaagaagTAGCAATGTGCTAGCCTCAAAtggcatcttttttttttttttgtaagaacaaattaaagaaTGAGTGAAGCAAAAAGTTtattagttataacttataatagtagtaagaaatattttatgaaccAAATGGCAAGTGCGGCTGCAATAttcttttagtaaaaaaataatagatgtGCGAACACTCTGACACAAATGGTCACAAATCAATCACAGTactttaaagcttttttttttttttttttataggaactttaaagctttttactttttattgaaagagtTACTTTTTTATGCAAAGAATTTTTATCAAACCCACCGTACCCACGtgacaagttaaaaaaaaaaaaaaaaaaaaaaaaacccttgtaAATCATATgactcatttttaaatattgctATGTGTAGATGGTTGTATAAAAATTCCTACTACCGGTAGCATAAaaatcttttccttttaaatcCACCTATAGATGAATCAATATTTGTCTATTTCAATTCTGGctgtgtgggtttgtttgtgaCAGGTTGTGTACAAAACTTTGTTGTCTCTTTAATATAATGAAGTCAATAGTATTTTCcacaaacaaaacataaataataataaaattacaatgtatttaatattatataagcttctttttttttttttgagaaagaaatcaATCTATACTTGAACATAAAAGCACAACCCCCcaagtctaaaattatatataataaaaccaataaacCTAAGGGCATAGGTTAGTCAAACccaattattaatatttatatatacacaaaagtTTTCTTAACTTATGACATGTATGAAAATAATAACAAGCAATAATtatctaattcatttttaacttATTACATCCATGCATAATAATCATAACTGGAATATGAGACCCAGTTtccaaaaactttttaaatattctaaccccaaaaattaaataaaataaaataaacgaaATAATATGCCATGGAATGTGCTAGTACTTAGTCCGATCTAAATCTCCCGCCACAACCGTTTAATCCAAcgatcatgatttttttttttttttttgggtcttaattaaaaaattaaaatgaagtaCTAGTctagattgaaaattttaatgagttattACGCATTGATTTTCACTCGAGGTTCCAAACTAGTAAAATTCCAAAATGAGCTTcgaaagtagtaaaaaaaaaaaaaaagatagtaaagaaagaaaagaaaagaagtaccCGAAAGTGGCGAGCTGAGCGAGAAAAAACGGGTAGTGCTTCAACGGAACCAAGGCCAGTTTATACAACACCCGATTCCCTACTCCCATCACCACCGTCACCGCCGCTGCCACCACCACCTTCACCTTCTTACTCTGATCCATtctcttattcctcttctcctcaTTCTCTTCTTCTGATTCTATTTCCGCAGTCCGATCCTGATCGCTCTCgctcttctcctcctcctccctcGTCAACGACGACAAATTCTCCACCGCGTACGAGCACGGCCCCGCCGCCGCAGCCGCAGCCTTATCCTCCCCATCGCCGCACGGTCCCACCGCCTCCACCACCGCCGCCGCTCTAATAATCTTCCTCGATCTCAAATGATGATTCGAGCAATAATTCTGAGGGAGCCGCGAAATCTCAACCGTCCGTGACGATGACGTCGTCATCCTGCTCAGCCGAATTGGTCGGTTCGACACGCCCGCCCCGGCGGTTATCCGGTGACAATATGAcgtcatgatttttattttcaattatgcaaaaagccaaaacaaaagattcaaatctttttcagagtgagagagaaaaataggTGAGTTTTTGAGACACTTCGCTGTctcagtaattttttttctttcgtgTTGGATGGGTTCTGTTtataatgagtttttttttttttttggggttgtgTGGCAATCAGATACGGCCAAATCTAAACTGTGTTGCCACGTGTACTTATGATTATTGGCTGGAATTTTGTGCACGTTTTGTCAACGAAGGGACTGTTTTTGTTTG
Coding sequences within:
- the LOC126723787 gene encoding protein CLT1, chloroplastic → MTSYCHRITAGAGVSNRPIRLSRMTTSSSRTVEISRLPQNYCSNHHLRSRKIIRAAAVVEAVGPCGDGEDKAAAAAAGPCSYAVENLSSLTREEEEKSESDQDRTAEIESEEENEEKRNKRMDQSKKVKVVVAAAVTVVMGVGNRVLYKLALVPLKHYPFFLAQLATFGYVIVYFSILYLRYHAGIVTDEMLSLPKAPFLAVGLLEALGAATGMAAGAILSGASIPILSQTFLVWQIILSTVFLGRRYKVNQLLGCFLVAIGVIITVASGSSAGHSLKEAGIFWSVLMVVSFLFQAADTVLKEVIFSDAAQRLKGGSVDLFVVNSYGSAFQAFFICLLLPFLSKLWGIPFSQLPNYLKDGAACFLNIGTLSSGCDGAPLLPLLFIVVNMGFNISLLYLLKISSAVVSSLASTFSVPISVYVFTLPLPYLGVASSLPTGFVAGAIILVMGLLIYSWTPSVPTSASPSLPN